One Thioclava electrotropha DNA segment encodes these proteins:
- a CDS encoding ABC transporter ATP-binding protein, translating to MSGVALEKIVKRFGDAEVIHGVDLTVDPGEFCVFVGPSGCGKSTLLRMIAGLEETSDGAIRIGGREVTKAEPAERGIAMVFQTYALYPHMTVGENMGFGLKMNGHPKAQISDKVQEAARILKLEPLLDRKPAALSGGQRQRVAIGRAITRGPEVFLFDEPLSNLDAELRVEMRAEIARLHREIGATMIYVTHDQVEAMTMADKIVVLRAGNIEQVGSPMELYDDPDNRFVAGFMGSPSMNFLAATVVEGQLDVPALGQRVDSPVALPADGTKLEIGIRPNALRLSGAEGNFTIEMAENLGGVSYAHLDAATGERVVVETDQRLHGAVGGKTGLSFDLASVYVFDTSTGARVRG from the coding sequence GTGAGCGGAGTCGCATTGGAGAAGATCGTCAAGAGATTTGGCGATGCGGAGGTGATCCACGGCGTCGATCTGACGGTCGACCCGGGGGAATTCTGTGTCTTCGTCGGGCCGTCCGGCTGTGGCAAGTCGACGCTTTTGCGGATGATCGCGGGGTTGGAGGAGACCTCGGACGGCGCAATCCGCATCGGCGGGCGCGAAGTCACGAAGGCCGAACCCGCCGAGCGCGGCATCGCGATGGTGTTTCAGACCTACGCGCTCTACCCGCATATGACGGTAGGCGAGAATATGGGCTTCGGGCTGAAGATGAACGGCCATCCGAAGGCCCAGATCAGTGACAAGGTGCAGGAAGCGGCGCGGATCCTGAAGCTGGAGCCGCTTCTGGACCGTAAGCCTGCCGCACTCTCGGGCGGTCAGCGCCAGCGTGTGGCCATCGGCCGCGCGATCACCCGTGGCCCGGAGGTGTTCCTCTTCGACGAACCGCTCTCCAACCTCGATGCCGAATTGCGCGTCGAGATGCGCGCCGAGATCGCGCGCCTGCACCGCGAGATCGGGGCGACGATGATCTACGTCACCCACGATCAGGTCGAGGCGATGACGATGGCCGACAAGATCGTCGTGCTGCGCGCGGGCAATATCGAACAGGTCGGAAGCCCGATGGAGCTTTACGACGATCCCGACAATCGCTTCGTTGCGGGCTTCATGGGCTCGCCTTCGATGAACTTCCTCGCCGCGACCGTGGTGGAGGGGCAGCTCGACGTGCCCGCTCTGGGGCAGCGCGTCGACAGCCCCGTTGCCTTGCCGGCAGACGGCACGAAGCTGGAAATCGGCATCCGCCCCAACGCGCTGCGCCTGAGCGGTGCGGAGGGCAACTTCACCATCGAGATGGCCGAGAACCTTGGCGGCGTCAGCTATGCGCATCTCGACGCGGCCACCGGCGAGCGCGTCGTGGTCGAGACCGATCAGCGCCTCCACGGCGCGGTCGGCGGCAAGACCGGGCTCAGCTTCGATCTGGCCTCGGTCTATGTGTTTGACACCAGCACGGGCGCACGGGTGCGCGGATGA